The DNA sequence GGGTGGGGGTGATGCCCGGCTTGGGGTTGTGGCCGTTGCGGAAGTAGCGGCCGTTCAGCTCGGGCGGGAGGGTGCCGCGCACCTTCAGATCACGGCCGGTGACCTCGTCGGTGACGGGGGTGAAGTGGCCGCTGACGTACGGCTTGTCGAGGGTCATGGGTCATGCCTTTCGCGTCAGGAGCACCGAGAGGGCGCAGAGGAGCAGCGTCAGGGCGGCGCAGGCCAGGAAGGCCGCGCCGAAGGAGGGCAGCAGGGTCAGGAAGGACAGGCCGACGGCTCCGCCGATCTGCCGGGTGGCGTTGACGAGGCCGCCGGCCAGACCGTTGTCGGCGGCCGCGACCCCTGTGGAGGCCAGCGCGGTGAGCCGGACGAAGGCCACGCCGAGGCCGCTGCCGACGAGGAGCGTCGGACCGAGCAGGTCCACGAGGAAGGTGCCGTCCGCCGGGGTGCGGGCCAGCCAGGCGAGGCCTGCCCCGAGGACCAGCAGGCCCGCGGGGAGCACGGCGCGGCCGGAGAGCCTGCCCGTGGCCCAGGACGAGAGGGTGATCATGAGGGCGAGGGGAAGCTGGGTGAGACCTGCCTCCAACGGCGAGTAGTCCAGGTCGCGTTGCTGGTAGAGGGGCAGGAAGTAGAACAGGCCGAGCCACACCGCGCCCAGCAGGGCCATCAGGACGTTGGGCGCCGCCACCGCCCTCATGCGCGGCGGAAGGAGCGGCTCCGCGGCGCGGCGCTGGACCACCGCGAACAGGCCGAGCAGCGCCAGGCCGAGCACCGCGAGCGGCCACGGGCCCGACAGGCCGTGGGCGAGCGCGCCGAGGCCCGCCGTGAGCGTCACCGCGCCCGGCGCGTCCAGGCTTCCGCCGCGCGGCCGGTCGGCCTCGACCAGCAGCCGGGTGGCCACCAGGACGGCCAGGGCGAGGGGCACCATCACGACGAACACCGCCCGCCAGCCGTACAGGCTGGTGAGCAGCCCGCTCAGCAGTACGCCCGCCGCGCCGCCGGCCCCGGAGACCGCGCCCCACACGCCGAGCGCGGTGCCGCGCCGCTCCCTGTCGGGGTAGAGCGTCAGGACGAGGGCGAGCGCCGTGGGTGCGAGGAGTGCGGCGCCCGTGCCCTGCACCGCCCTGGCAGCGATCAGCACCGCCGTCGTGGGTGCGAGGGCCGCGCTCAGGGACGCGAGGGCGAAGAGCCCGGTTCCCAGCAGGAAGACGCGGCGCAGGCCGTGGACGTCGCCCGCGCGCCCGCCCGGGAGCAGCAGCGCGCCGAAGACCAGGACATAGGCGTTGACCGTCCACGCCTGGCCCGTGTCCGACAGATCGAGACCGGCCCGGATCTGCGGCAGGGCGACGTTCACGATCGACGTGCTCAGCACGACCAGGAACTGGGCCGTGGCAAGCACCGCCAGCGGCATCCAGCCGATGGTGGTGGTCCGTTGCGGTGCGGTGCGGGTCATGGCTCGACCCTCGCAGCGGACGGTCGGCGCTCGCGTCGGTAGTCATCGCCTAGACGTGACGCTGTACGTAGCCCTGCTGAGAGGCGCCTTCGTGGTGTCTCTGTGGGAAAACCCCTAGGCGATCAGGGGGCTTCCCGGATTCCCCTGAGGTCGGCGACCGCATAGGTTTTCGGACATGCCCGAGACATGCGCGGATGTGCTGATCGGCCGTCAGGACGACGTGCGCCGGCTCGACGCCCTGCTCCGAGCGGCACGGGAGGGCCGGGGCGGCGCCCTGGTCCTGCGCGGCGAGCCGGGCATCGGCAAGAGCGCGCTGCTGCGGCGCTCGGAGGAGGCCGCGACCGGCTTCCTCGTCATGCGGGCGTCCGGCGCGGAGTTCGAGATGGAGCTGCCGTTCGCCGCGCTGCACCAGTTGCTGGCACCGGTCACGGGCCGCGTCGGGGCGTTGCCCGCGCCGCACCGCGAGGCGCTGGAGGTCGCCTTCGGGCTCGGCACCGGCACGCCCGATCCGTTCCTGGTCGGCGTCGCGTCGCTCGGTCTCCTAGTGGAGACCGTGCGGGAGCGCCCGCTGCTGTGCGTCGTCGACGACGCGCAGTGGCTGGACCGGGCGTCGGCCAAGGCCCTGGCCTTCCTCGCCCGCCGGGTCTCGGCCGAGTCGATCGCGCTCGTGTTCGCGGTGCGCGAGCCGAGCCGGCTGCCCGAGCTGGACGGGCTTCCCGCCCACGCGCTCAAGGGACTTGGCGAATCGGATGCCCGCGCGCTGCTGGCCGCGGCGGTCCGCGCGCCGTTGGACGAGCGGGTGCGCGCCCGCATCCTGGCCGAGGCGCGCGGCAACCCCCTGGCCCTCGTGGAGCTGCCCAGGACCGCCGGGCTCGCCGGGATGGCGGGCGGTTTCGCCCAGCCCGACTCGATACCGGGCGTGATCGAGCAGAGCTTCCGGGCCCGGCTCGAACTCCTGCCACCGGCGGCCCGGTTGCTGGTGACCGTGGCCGCCGCCGACCCGATCGGCGACCCCGGGCTGCTGTGGCGCGCGGCCGAGCTCCTGGGCATCGACGCCGCTGCGGCCGCGGCGGCCGTCCCCCTGGTCGAGTTCGGCACCCGGATCCGGTTCAGCCATCCCCTCGCCCGCTCGGCCGCGTACCGGGCCGCGACGCCCGAGGAGCGGCGCGGGGCGCACGAGGCGCTGGCCGCCGTGACCGACCCGGTCGCCGACCCGGACCGGCGGGCCTGGCACCGCGCCCAGGCCAGCGCGGGGCCCGACGAGGAGGTCGCCGCCGAGCTGGAGGCCTCCGCCACCCGTGCCCAGGAGCGCGGCGGTGTCGCGGCAGCGGCCGCCTTCCTGGAGCGCTCGGCCGCGCTCACCATCAGCCCGGTCCAGCGCACCGAGCGGACCCTCGCCGCGGTCCGGGCCAAGCTCTCGGTGGGCGACTTCGACACGGCGGCCGACCTGCTCACCACCGTGCGGACCGACGATCCGGGCCAGGCCGCCCGCGCCGACCTGCTCCGCGGCAGGCTGTCGTTCGCCCGCCGCCGGGGCGACGAAGGCCCGACGGCACACCTGCTGCGGGCCGCCGCCCGCCTGGCGACCACCGATCCGGCCTGGTCACGCGAGTGCTCCCTGGACGCCATCGAGATGGGGCTGCTGCTCGGCGGCTTCGAGGAGGTGGTGGAGGCGGTCAGGGAGGCGTCGCGGGGGGACGAGCCGGACTCACGCACGGAGGCGCCACCGGGCGCGACGGCACCCGGCCTGGGGACGCCCGGCCCTGGGACGCACGGCCCGGGGGCACCCGGCGTGGCGGCACCCGGCCCCGGGATGCACGGCCCGGAGACATCCGTTACAGCGGCACCCTGCGTGACGGCGCCCGGACCGGAAGCACTCGACTCGGCGACATCCGCCCCAGGGACGCACGGCCCGGAAGCACCCGGCGCGACAGCACCCGGCCTGGGAACGCCCAGCCGGGGGACATCCGACTCGGCGACACCCGGCGTGACGGCATCCGACCCGGGGCCACCCAGCCTGGAAGCACTCGGCTCGGCAGCACCCGACTCGGGGACCCCCAGCCCGGAAGCACCCGACTCGGGAACGCCCAGCCCGGAAACACCCGACCCAGCGGCACCGGGCGTGACAGCACCCGGCTCCGGGGCGCTCGGCCTGGGGACGCCCGGCCCGGAGACATCCGACGCGGCGGCACCCGGCCCGGGGACACCGAGCCCGAAAGCACCCGCCCCAGGGACACCCAGCCCGAAGACGCCCATCCCGGAGACATCCGACTCAGCGACACCCAGCGTGACGGCACCCGCCCCGGGGACGCACGGCCCGGGGATGCCAAGCCCGGAAGCCCCCGCCTCGGCGGCACCCAACGCGGGGAGCCCCGGCCCAGGGACCCCCAGCCCGCAGCCACCCGCCCCGGCGGTGTCCGCTGAGCCCCGCCCCGCCCCAGCGCCCCCCAGGGCGAAAGCGCCCCTCCCACCCCCCTCCGGCACACCCGCCGTCCTGAGCGGTCTCATCAGGCTGGTCCGCGACGGCCATGCCAGGGCAGGTGACATCCTCGGGCCGGTGGTCGGCGACGTCGGCGCCGAGGTGTGGGCCAGGCGGCCCTCGCTGGGCTTCATGCTGGCCACCGAGCTGTGGAACTTCGACTCCCTGTACGGCATAGCCGCCCGCGCCGCCGCGGCCGGGCGCGGGGCGGGCTCCTTCCACGCGTTGCCCATCGCCCTGGCCATGCAGGCCACCGCGGCCGTGCACCGGGGCGACTTCGGTGCGGCGATGGAGCTGATATCCGAGGAGGAGGCGATCGCCGACGCCACCGGCGCGGCCCCGCTGGTCTATCCGCGCCTGCACCTGGCCGCGCTGCGCGGGCGGCGCGAGGAGGCCCTGACGCTGTTCGCGTCGGTGGACCACCGGATGAGCCTCAGCGTGCAGTGGGCGACAGCCGTGCTCAGCAACGGCCTGGCCGACTACCCGGCCGCGCTGAAGGCGGCACAGCAGGCCTTCGCGTACGGCGCCGTCGGCACGGCGGGCCTCGCCCTGCCGGAGCTGGTCGAGGCGGCCGTGCGGTGCGGCGAGCCGAAGACCGCCGCCGCGGCCCACGCGACGCTCCGGCAGCGCACCCAGGCGGGCCGGCAGGCCTGGGGCCTGGGCGTGGAGGCCTGTGCGCGCGCCCTGGTCACCGGGGACGAGTCCGCGTACCAGGAGGCGATCGCCCTGCTCGACGACGGCGCCCTCGTCGTCTACCGCGCCCGGGCACATCTGCTGTACGGGGAGTGGCTGCGCCGCCAGGGCCGGCGGCGTGACGCCCGGTCCGCGCTGCGCCTCGCCCACGGGGCGCTGTCCGAACTCGGCATGGAGGCGTTCGCCGAGCGCGCCGCCGGTGAGCTGCGCGCCACCGGCGAGCAGGCCCGCAGCCGGGCGTCGAAGGCGACGGACCAGCTGACGATGCAGGAGACGCACATCGCACGCCTGGTCGCCGACGGCGCTACCTCCAAGGAGGTGGCCGCGAAGCTGTTCCTCAGCCCGCGGACGGTCGACGCCCATCTGCGCAATATCTTCCGCAAGCTCGGGCTCACCTCACGCAGACAGCTCCGGGACCTGCCCGAGATCCGTTAGCCGCATGGTGGTGGCCGCGGCCCCGGGCCCGTTCATCGACTCCACGGGGCCGGGCCAGCTCAGCCCGTACTTGGCGCGGTAGGCACCGGAGACCCGCCGGACGACCTCGGGGTCGGCCACCGCCCCGAGCACGACGGGCACCCGCGCTCCGCCCGCCTCCACGGCCGTCTCGGCGCCCCGCAGCACCCGCCGGTACCACGCGCTGCGCCGTCCGAACGCGGACCTGACGTACGCGTCGCCGTCGAGCGCGACCACCCAGACCGCCCTGCCCGACCACCGGCCGTCCTCATGCCGAACCCACAGAACGATCTCCGCCCGGTCCATGACAGTGTTCATGGCCCCACTGTCACCGCGCGGCCCCCGTGTACGCGTCGGTGGTCACCGCCTAGACCGGCGCGCCCGGGGCACGCCCCGGGGCATGGTCATCGAGCTCACCTCGGGGGCCAGTAGACTTCTCGGCTGTGGCGGACACCCAGTACGAAGACCTGTTGCGGCTAGTGCTCACCTCCGGAACGGCGAAGGCCGACCGGACGGGCACCGGTACCCGGAGTGTCTTCGGGCACCAACTGCGTTACGACCTCTCGCAGGGGTTCCCGCTGGTCACCACCAAGAAGGTGCACCTCCGGTCCATCGTGTACGAGCTCCTGTGGTTCCTGCGCGGCGACGCGAACGTCCGCTGGCTGCAGGAGCAGGGCGTCACCATCTGGGACGAGTGGGCCGACGAGAACGGCGACCTCGGTCCGGTCTACGGCGCGCAGTGGCGCTCCTGGCCCGCCCCCGACGGCCGGCACATCGACCAGATCAGCGAGGTCCTGGACACGCTGCGCCGGGACCCCGACTCCCGCCGGATGATCGTCTCCGCGTGGAACGTCGCCGAGCTCGACAAGATGGCTCTCGCCCCGTGCCACGCCTTCTTCCAGTTCTACGTCGCCGACGGCAAGCTCTCCTGCCAGCTGTACCAGCGCAGCGCGGACCTGTTCCTCGGCGTCCCGTTCAACATCGCCAGCTACGCGCTGCTCACGCACATGGTGGCGCAGCAGGTCGGCCTGGAGCCGGGTGACTTCATCTGGACCGGCGGCGACTGCCACATCTACGACAACCACGTGGAGCAGGTGACCGAGCAGCTCTCGCGCACCCCGCTCGCGTTCCCGAGCCTCGAGCTGCGCCGGGCCGAGTCGCTCTTCGACTACGCCTTCACCGACGTGAAGGTGCAGGACTACCAGCACCACCCGGCCATCAAGGCTCCGGTCGCGGTATGAACGTCGGGCTGATCTGGGCGCAGACCCTCGACGGCGTGATCGGCGCGGGCAACGCCATCCCGTGGCGGCTGCCGGAGGACCTGGCGCACTTCAAGGCCACCACCCTCGGTCATCCCGTGGTGATGGGCCGCAAGACGTGGGATTCGCTGCCTCCGCGGTTCCGCCCGCTGCCCGGCAGGCGCAACGTCGTGGTGACGCGCGATCCGCGGTGGGCGGCCGAAGGCGCGGAGCGCGCCGGGTCCCTCGCCGAGGCCCTGGACCGCGCGGCCGAGCCGCTGGAGTCGCACGCCCCCACCGAGACGTGGGTCATGGGCGGCGGCGAGATCTACCGTGCGGCCATGCGGTACGCCACGACGCTGTCGGTGACGGAGGTCGACACGGCGGTGGCCGGCGACACCTACGCCCCGACGCCGGACCCGACGTGGAAGGTCACCGAGGACAAGGGCTGGCAGTCCTCCACCTCCGGCCTTCGCTACCGCATCCGCACCTACACCCGGTGACGGCCCACCGCACCCGGTAACTCCGCTCGTCACGGAAGCAAATAGCGGATTCACCCATTCCTCCATGCCGGAAATCACCCTGCCGAAAACCGTCCAGGGGCATTACGGCACAGGACGGAAAGCGGAAAATCAAGATCTATTGCGACGCCAGTCGTACGACTCTTGACAAACCTTACAGCCGCTGGAAACCATGGTGAATCTTGCACTGGCTAACGGTGAGCCAGGGAGGCCGTGAATGACTCTCACGGAACAGCCATCAACATCGCGGCTCGAGGCCGATCTCTTCCTCTTACACGCACCCAGCGTCTTTGACTTCCGCGAGCGTGACGACATGCTGTTCGCCTATCTGAGCGACAGCGACAGCGTCAATGTCACCTCGGTCTACGAGATTTATCCCATCGGCTGGTTCTCGATAAAGCAGCGCCTTGCCGACAGCGGGTTCGACACTCAGATCGTGAATATGGCGTCACTCATGCTCATACATCCCGAATTGGATGTAGAGCGGCTCCTGGCCCGCTTCGAGGCACCGATCTTCGGATTCGATCTGCACTGGATGGCCCACTGCCA is a window from the Streptomyces spectabilis genome containing:
- a CDS encoding MFS transporter; amino-acid sequence: MTRTAPQRTTTIGWMPLAVLATAQFLVVLSTSIVNVALPQIRAGLDLSDTGQAWTVNAYVLVFGALLLPGGRAGDVHGLRRVFLLGTGLFALASLSAALAPTTAVLIAARAVQGTGAALLAPTALALVLTLYPDRERRGTALGVWGAVSGAGGAAGVLLSGLLTSLYGWRAVFVVMVPLALAVLVATRLLVEADRPRGGSLDAPGAVTLTAGLGALAHGLSGPWPLAVLGLALLGLFAVVQRRAAEPLLPPRMRAVAAPNVLMALLGAVWLGLFYFLPLYQQRDLDYSPLEAGLTQLPLALMITLSSWATGRLSGRAVLPAGLLVLGAGLAWLARTPADGTFLVDLLGPTLLVGSGLGVAFVRLTALASTGVAAADNGLAGGLVNATRQIGGAVGLSFLTLLPSFGAAFLACAALTLLLCALSVLLTRKA
- a CDS encoding LuxR family transcriptional regulator — its product is MPETCADVLIGRQDDVRRLDALLRAAREGRGGALVLRGEPGIGKSALLRRSEEAATGFLVMRASGAEFEMELPFAALHQLLAPVTGRVGALPAPHREALEVAFGLGTGTPDPFLVGVASLGLLVETVRERPLLCVVDDAQWLDRASAKALAFLARRVSAESIALVFAVREPSRLPELDGLPAHALKGLGESDARALLAAAVRAPLDERVRARILAEARGNPLALVELPRTAGLAGMAGGFAQPDSIPGVIEQSFRARLELLPPAARLLVTVAAADPIGDPGLLWRAAELLGIDAAAAAAAVPLVEFGTRIRFSHPLARSAAYRAATPEERRGAHEALAAVTDPVADPDRRAWHRAQASAGPDEEVAAELEASATRAQERGGVAAAAAFLERSAALTISPVQRTERTLAAVRAKLSVGDFDTAADLLTTVRTDDPGQAARADLLRGRLSFARRRGDEGPTAHLLRAAARLATTDPAWSRECSLDAIEMGLLLGGFEEVVEAVREASRGDEPDSRTEAPPGATAPGLGTPGPGTHGPGAPGVAAPGPGMHGPETSVTAAPCVTAPGPEALDSATSAPGTHGPEAPGATAPGLGTPSRGTSDSATPGVTASDPGPPSLEALGSAAPDSGTPSPEAPDSGTPSPETPDPAAPGVTAPGSGALGLGTPGPETSDAAAPGPGTPSPKAPAPGTPSPKTPIPETSDSATPSVTAPAPGTHGPGMPSPEAPASAAPNAGSPGPGTPSPQPPAPAVSAEPRPAPAPPRAKAPLPPPSGTPAVLSGLIRLVRDGHARAGDILGPVVGDVGAEVWARRPSLGFMLATELWNFDSLYGIAARAAAAGRGAGSFHALPIALAMQATAAVHRGDFGAAMELISEEEAIADATGAAPLVYPRLHLAALRGRREEALTLFASVDHRMSLSVQWATAVLSNGLADYPAALKAAQQAFAYGAVGTAGLALPELVEAAVRCGEPKTAAAAHATLRQRTQAGRQAWGLGVEACARALVTGDESAYQEAIALLDDGALVVYRARAHLLYGEWLRRQGRRRDARSALRLAHGALSELGMEAFAERAAGELRATGEQARSRASKATDQLTMQETHIARLVADGATSKEVAAKLFLSPRTVDAHLRNIFRKLGLTSRRQLRDLPEIR
- a CDS encoding DUF2255 family protein — encoded protein: MNTVMDRAEIVLWVRHEDGRWSGRAVWVVALDGDAYVRSAFGRRSAWYRRVLRGAETAVEAGGARVPVVLGAVADPEVVRRVSGAYRAKYGLSWPGPVESMNGPGAAATTMRLTDLGQVPELSA
- a CDS encoding thymidylate synthase encodes the protein MADTQYEDLLRLVLTSGTAKADRTGTGTRSVFGHQLRYDLSQGFPLVTTKKVHLRSIVYELLWFLRGDANVRWLQEQGVTIWDEWADENGDLGPVYGAQWRSWPAPDGRHIDQISEVLDTLRRDPDSRRMIVSAWNVAELDKMALAPCHAFFQFYVADGKLSCQLYQRSADLFLGVPFNIASYALLTHMVAQQVGLEPGDFIWTGGDCHIYDNHVEQVTEQLSRTPLAFPSLELRRAESLFDYAFTDVKVQDYQHHPAIKAPVAV
- a CDS encoding dihydrofolate reductase: MNVGLIWAQTLDGVIGAGNAIPWRLPEDLAHFKATTLGHPVVMGRKTWDSLPPRFRPLPGRRNVVVTRDPRWAAEGAERAGSLAEALDRAAEPLESHAPTETWVMGGGEIYRAAMRYATTLSVTEVDTAVAGDTYAPTPDPTWKVTEDKGWQSSTSGLRYRIRTYTR